A portion of the Phaeobacter porticola genome contains these proteins:
- a CDS encoding AAA family ATPase — MTSPTLPPYFNLDPEQAAAKLPDPIQTTRFAKAAAMCSKGREDLARRGYAPDGEKRLRKFSTWEITRYLIPVAPQHLRRVLKNHPDLPQGEGEGGSKWFTLEEVLALRQHFASEGISTKEYLPYRPKGVPAKVTAVANFKGGVGKTSTAAHLAMSAALDGYKVLVIDLDSQGSMTSILGGTVEDEWSTVFPLIAKDYAKSVVAENAVRAAAGEPELPLDETLNEALRVSSRNVIQKTHWSNIDLIGAQLNLYWAEFQIPVWRMGLRSWPLWDALSNFLEQEGILDDYDIVFLDTPPALGYLTINALAAADILLVPLGASFLEFDSTGRFFDMLYSTFASIEEGENMAQRAAGLPEIKFEWDVVRALITRFDASQQTDMANVIQAYFGDFMNAYRQDVTALVGQAGEQVNGIYEADYRDFNRDTYVRGRETFDRTYAEFKELLIGSWWRDTQMEEAE, encoded by the coding sequence ATGACCTCTCCCACCTTGCCCCCGTATTTCAATCTGGACCCGGAACAGGCCGCCGCCAAGCTGCCGGATCCGATCCAGACCACCCGTTTTGCCAAGGCGGCTGCCATGTGCAGCAAGGGCCGCGAAGATCTGGCCCGGCGTGGCTATGCGCCAGACGGCGAAAAGCGGCTGCGCAAGTTCTCGACCTGGGAGATCACCCGGTACCTGATCCCGGTGGCACCGCAGCACCTGCGCCGCGTGTTGAAGAACCACCCCGACCTGCCCCAAGGCGAGGGTGAAGGCGGCTCCAAATGGTTCACGCTGGAGGAGGTTCTGGCGCTGCGACAGCATTTCGCCTCCGAAGGGATCTCAACCAAGGAATACTTGCCCTACCGCCCCAAGGGCGTGCCGGCGAAGGTGACGGCGGTTGCCAATTTCAAAGGCGGCGTTGGCAAAACCTCCACCGCTGCGCATCTGGCGATGTCGGCGGCCCTTGATGGTTACAAGGTGCTGGTAATTGATCTGGATTCCCAAGGCTCAATGACCTCCATCCTTGGCGGCACGGTGGAGGACGAATGGTCCACCGTCTTTCCGCTGATTGCCAAGGACTACGCCAAATCGGTGGTGGCGGAAAACGCTGTGCGCGCCGCCGCCGGAGAGCCGGAGCTGCCGCTGGATGAGACATTGAATGAGGCGCTGCGGGTTTCGTCGCGAAACGTCATTCAGAAAACCCATTGGTCCAACATTGATCTCATTGGCGCGCAGCTCAATCTTTACTGGGCAGAATTTCAGATCCCGGTCTGGCGGATGGGGCTGCGCAGCTGGCCGCTGTGGGATGCGCTGAGCAACTTTTTGGAGCAGGAGGGTATTCTGGACGACTACGATATCGTCTTTCTCGACACGCCCCCGGCGCTTGGCTATCTGACCATCAATGCGCTGGCGGCAGCAGATATCCTGCTGGTGCCGCTGGGGGCGTCGTTTCTGGAGTTTGACTCGACGGGGCGGTTTTTCGACATGCTTTATTCCACCTTCGCCTCCATCGAGGAGGGCGAGAATATGGCGCAACGCGCGGCGGGTTTGCCGGAAATTAAATTTGAATGGGATGTAGTAAGGGCGCTGATCACGCGCTTTGACGCCAGTCAGCAGACGGACATGGCGAATGTGATCCAAGCTTATTTCGGAGATTTCATGAACGCCTACCGTCAGGATGTCACCGCCCTTGTTGGGCAGGCGGGAGAGCAAGTGAATGGGATCTACGAAGCAGACTATCGCGACTTCAACCGCGATACCTATGTACGCGGTCGCGAAACCTTTGATCGGACCTATGCGGAGTTCAAAGAGCTGCTTATCGGCAGCTGGTGGCGCGACACCCAGATGGAAGAGGCGGAGTAA
- a CDS encoding ParB/RepB/Spo0J family partition protein, which yields MAKRRRLSAPDASEIEAIEEGFATKPGVNPFDPAPGGVAASAPPIAKVSAEAAQLHGMASVADRVEMARDKADAERWRAAEDAGETVLRIPLAEIDRDYLRRDRMQIDEDELDELTASIRTHGLRSPVEVIALEEGYGLVSGFRRLEAYARLNRSEDGFAAIPAFLRRGADSAGAYVAMIEENELRANLTPYERGRIAVLVAGQGVFASVEAAVDALFGAASKAKRSKVRSFAAVHEGLGDLLRYPNALSEKAGLKLAAALRSGGQGALRSALAGVDPADERAEWRLLEAVLADAGPTPEVKPRGGRPRQVTRLAARRLSSGGDLSAEVAPTAMRIDLKGRSLDPDQVEALLGLIEDRLG from the coding sequence ATGGCAAAACGCAGACGGCTGAGCGCCCCCGACGCATCCGAGATCGAAGCCATCGAGGAGGGTTTCGCGACGAAACCTGGCGTCAATCCTTTTGATCCGGCGCCCGGTGGTGTCGCGGCCAGCGCCCCGCCGATTGCTAAAGTCTCGGCCGAGGCGGCGCAGTTGCACGGCATGGCATCGGTTGCGGACCGGGTGGAAATGGCCCGCGACAAGGCAGACGCCGAACGCTGGCGCGCCGCCGAGGATGCGGGCGAAACCGTACTGCGCATCCCGCTGGCAGAGATTGACCGCGACTATCTGCGCCGGGACCGGATGCAGATCGACGAGGACGAGCTGGACGAGCTGACCGCGTCGATCCGCACCCATGGCTTGCGCAGCCCGGTTGAGGTGATCGCGCTGGAGGAGGGCTACGGTCTGGTCTCCGGCTTCCGCCGTCTGGAGGCCTATGCGCGGCTGAACCGGAGCGAAGACGGCTTTGCCGCTATCCCGGCCTTTCTGCGGCGCGGGGCTGACAGTGCTGGCGCCTATGTGGCGATGATCGAAGAAAACGAGCTGCGCGCCAATCTGACGCCCTATGAACGCGGGCGTATTGCAGTGCTGGTGGCGGGGCAGGGGGTGTTTGCCTCGGTCGAGGCGGCGGTGGATGCGCTGTTTGGCGCGGCCTCTAAGGCGAAACGCTCCAAGGTGCGCAGCTTTGCCGCCGTGCATGAGGGGCTGGGCGATCTGCTCCGCTATCCTAATGCGCTGTCGGAGAAGGCCGGGCTGAAACTGGCGGCGGCGCTGCGGTCGGGCGGGCAGGGGGCCTTGCGCTCCGCTCTGGCCGGGGTGGATCCTGCGGATGAGCGGGCCGAGTGGCGATTGCTGGAGGCGGTACTGGCAGATGCGGGGCCGACACCTGAGGTCAAACCCCGTGGCGGTCGCCCGCGTCAGGTCACCCGACTGGCGGCGCGGCGGTTGTCCTCAGGCGGGGATTTGTCGGCAGAAGTCGCGCCGACAGCGATGCGGATTGATCTGAAGGGCCGCAGCCTTGACCCCGATCAGGTGGAGGCTTTGCTGGGGCTGATCGAAGATCGGCTGGGTTAA
- a CDS encoding PRC-barrel domain-containing protein, with protein sequence MKNLLLSTAIALTPATAVLADGHGDMFRAEADPMAIHASEFIGMRVYRSEDGKGASEHDGVQKEWDDIGEINDVVLNRDGTVDSVLVDIGGFLGMGENQVAVDMKSVKFVADSSTAEDLSDFFLVMEASADVLKEAPTYDWTRQADAATDEMKQDATAAAGEIKDDADAMAENTEETVKDVFARDGFANVVATDLTSEELTGAPLYDSNDEWIGEVSQINLTDDGKVKSIVADIGGFLGLGEKPVELELTKMDIMRADDGDDLRAYVSMSKEQLEQLPDYEK encoded by the coding sequence ATGAAAAATCTGCTTCTCTCTACCGCAATTGCCCTGACTCCTGCGACCGCCGTTCTGGCTGACGGTCACGGTGACATGTTCCGTGCCGAGGCGGACCCGATGGCGATCCACGCTTCTGAATTCATTGGCATGCGCGTCTATCGTTCCGAGGACGGTAAGGGCGCGTCTGAGCATGACGGCGTTCAGAAGGAATGGGACGATATCGGCGAAATCAACGACGTCGTGCTAAATCGCGACGGCACCGTGGACTCCGTTCTGGTTGATATCGGCGGCTTTCTTGGCATGGGTGAAAATCAGGTTGCCGTGGATATGAAATCGGTGAAATTTGTCGCCGACAGCTCCACCGCCGAAGACCTGAGCGATTTCTTCCTGGTGATGGAAGCCTCGGCTGATGTGCTGAAAGAGGCCCCGACTTATGACTGGACCCGCCAGGCGGATGCCGCTACCGACGAAATGAAACAGGACGCAACTGCGGCGGCTGGCGAGATTAAAGATGACGCCGACGCAATGGCCGAGAACACGGAAGAGACTGTCAAAGACGTCTTTGCCCGTGATGGGTTCGCCAATGTCGTGGCCACCGATCTGACCAGTGAAGAACTGACCGGTGCGCCGCTGTACGACAGCAACGACGAGTGGATCGGCGAAGTATCGCAGATCAACCTGACCGACGACGGCAAGGTAAAGTCGATCGTGGCTGACATCGGTGGCTTTCTGGGGCTGGGTGAAAAGCCAGTTGAGCTGGAGTTGACCAAGATGGACATCATGCGTGCGGACGACGGCGACGACCTGCGGGCCTATGTGTCGATGAGCAAGGAACAGCTGGAACAGCTGCCCGACTACGAAAAATAA